AGAGACAGAATTCAATCTAGACTCATTTGTGCATGACTATCTCCTTGTGCCTATTTTTTGGACTGGGCCAGACtgaaagtacagtaggtagggcatttgcctataagtagccaacctgggtttaatctccacaGCCTATAAAAaactctggagcctgccaggagtgattctggagtacaaagccaggagttatccctgagcaccaagaggtATGACCCTCCCCCACCAAGTTAACAAATAAATTTATGTGtagtgtaatatatatattttcccctttttatatttctgggccatacctggtgatgctcaatggttactcctggctatgtgctcagaaatcactcctggctctggggaccatatgggacaccgagggattgaatcatggtctgtcctaggttagctgcgagcaaagcaaacaccccaccacttgTACCACCCCTCCAGCCCCTGTGTAGTATATttctaagagtaaaattaatagttCATATGATAATTCTTTTGAGCCAATAGAGGAACTACCAAATGTTTTAGTGGTTTTAACAGTTTCACTTTTCAACAAGCAACTTATGAGCATTCCCGCTTCTCTATGTCATGGCTAACACACAGTttgcagtttttaattttattatagtcaaAGTACTATATATTAAGtggtatattatttttgttttttaatttgcccTACCCTGATGGTTAATGATGGTGTCTTTTGGGGGAGATGGggtggggtcacaaccagtggtgctcagggcttactcctggctctgtgttcagagatcagaAACCCTACCTTggtggggttcaggagaccatataaagtgccaggaatggaaagcaagtcagcagcatgcaaagcaaattctatATGCACTGTACTCTATTTATAGCTCCCAAGTACCATCTTTTGAAGAATACAACAAGAAAATAGACTTGGTTAAATAtgtaagtatacatatatatccattaGCGAAAGATCAATTGCATGTGTATGGATCTAGTTTTGAATTCTTGGTGCCATTTCAAATTAGTCTATATGTTTAGTTATATGTCAATACCACGCTATTTTGAGGGAAATGGCAGGGAAGACTCACCTGACTGTggttaaggcttactcctggctcttcagaggtcactccttgtATTGctggggaccacatatggtgctaAGAAATGAACCTGTGTTCAGTTGTGTGTAAGGGAAGCACCTTAACTGCtatgttatctttctggctctaccacatttttgtttggtttgggttggtTTGGCCTGAGGTGCTCAAaacttacacttggctctgtgcccagagagcattcctggtggctcagggaatcatatggtgtgctggggattgaacccaggtcggtcatgtgcaaggcaaatacactaacCACCataatatttctccagcctctggcCCTACCATGTGGTATAGTATCCTCTTCTCCAACTTCTTGTTTattccacctgaatgatcagaaccgcCCATACCTGGAATACGTGGGTAAAGGAGTCTgcctggggggagagaggggataagaaggagtgttagagagagaagagagaatcagCAAGGAAAATGAGCAAAAAGAGTCAGCAAAGTCAGTCAGCAGGGAAGCCttgagagcagctgaaagggagacagagacagagagcctGTTCTtcctaattataaaatatagaggctagagccatagtacaataggtagggcgcttgccttgcaagtggctaacctcaGTTCATTCCCTGGTACCCCTTATGGTTTCTCGAGCCTACCAGCAGTGACCCCAAAGTTCAGGAATAAGAAGCAGGAGCCTCCCCACCCAccaaaattgttttcaaaaatctgttttccttggggccggagagatagcattgaggtaaggcatttgccttgcatgcagaaggatggtggttcaaatcctggcatcctatatggtcccctgagcctgccaggagcaatttctgagtgtagagccagaagtaacccctgagcactgccgagtgtgacccccccccccccacaaatctGCTTTCCTGATTGTTTTATAAATCATTATTATTGGTTTGGTATGGTTTGGTTTTgttggccacactcaatggtgctcaaagTGGTTGAAGATCAGGGATTTCTCGAGGCACTGTTTGGGAATCATGAATGCcaaaggattgaactcagggctccaAGAAGGCAAAGCACACATGCATGCTAGACCTTTGAGCTTTGAGCTTCCCCAGTTTGGTTTGATTACTTGCAACCCTATGGAAGTTCATATGAGTTGAAGATTGATTTGTTTCTACAAAAATAACTTGGAAATTTGGCTTGAATTGGTAAATCACTTGGTATTATTAATGTCTAAACAGtttaacaatattaatttattttctttttggtgtttgggtcactcctggctttgcactcagaaatcactcctggctggcacaggggaccatatgagatgccaagattcaaacctccagttgtcctggattggctgcgtgccaaggcaaatgccctaccactgtgctatttctccagccccaacagtctTAATTCTATGAACGTGGGCAGTCTTCTATGAACGTgatctttccatttatttagatctttacatttatttggccttatctttttttgttccttttttggtcacacccagcagcactcaggggttactcctggctctacactcagaaatcgttcctggcaggctcagaggaccatatgggaccccgggatttgaaccaccatccttctgcatgcaaggcaaacacactatctccatgctatctctctggccctggccttatctttttattttaattatattttgatttagttttagttttttagttttatattaattattcctagatattttatttctccagTTCCATAATCAACAAATATgttctttttggggtttttttattttgtggtttttgggtcacacccggcagtgctcaagggttatttctgaaatattgatatttcaatttctgaaaattgatcctggcaggcatgggggaccatatgaggcgccgggatttgaaccgatgacctcctgcatgaaaggcaaacgccttacctctatgctatctctccggcccctctttttgtattgtttattgCTGATGTTTAGATACACAGATGATGCTTTggattttttcctaatttttttatattaccgtgatttatcaagttgttcataacagtcatttcaggcattagaTCTTCAACCACCAATCCCACACAGctgattatttttatgttaatctTGTAAACTGTAACACTGCTAAATGCTTGGATTAACTTTTCTTGTAGATTCTTTAGGATTTTCCATATATAGAATTGTATCATCTGTGAAAGGGcatagttttatttcttccttcccaaGCTGAAACAATACTTGACCATCCTGCATAATGTAAAACTTAGTGAttcaattatttgttttgttttgtttgttttgtggccacacttggtgacactcaggggttattcctggctatgtgctcaaaaatcgctcctggtttgggggaccataagggacgccaggggatcaaaccgtggtccatcctaggctagcgtgtacaagacagacaccttactgcttgcaacaCTACtctgattaaattttttaatagaaattttgatTGGTCAgtctagagtgatagtaaagaGGGTGAGGCACTTACAACTAATCCATTTTCCATCACCAACATCCCAAGccctgccacaagtgatccctgaacaagcTCCGAGCTTTGTtaatgtggcccaaataaaatattttaggggccagagcgataacacagtgagtagagcatttgccttgcacgcagctgacctgggttcaatacctggcatcccatatgatcctccgagcctgccaggagatttctattttttgtttgtttgtttttttggttttggagccacacctgttgacgctaaggagttattcctggctatgcactagaaatcactcctgggacactggggatcaaaccaaggcccaTCCTAGGTTATCGCGTAGCAAGGCTAATAATAacttatcgcttgcaccactgctgaAAGCCACCAGATATGGTCAAAACAGTTTTTAATTTTCACTgatttataatgatatataaatttGTAAGTATAAATTACAGGTCCAtgtataacttaatttttaatatttttcttgttcttaaagtaatttaaaaaatgaagtttcaatagatataatacatatactaaagaaaatatttagatgtTTAGtaatttaatgctttttttttttttcccttttagatctgGCTAGCTGATTGGTTACTGGAAAATAATCCCAACAAACCTAGGCATAACTGtccaaataaaagtaaagaagaagCTAAAAGttcttcaaaggaaaaaatacaaattactgTGTAAAAGACTTGCCTTCTACTTTAAAAGCACACAGTTGCTAAGGCCTAAGTAATTACatgtgtaaaatttatttttacacttaatttctaagaaaaagtTTTATAAGAAATGATTTGTATAGCAGATATCAACTAAGGTTATATATAAGtgtagggttgtttttttttttttagcaactaTAAGATGGAATTTAGTTAATAGAATTTATTGAGTCAACTATACAATTTGGAAAATTTTCCTAGATTTTTAGAATGCTattataaataaagattatttctttctttttcttccttttcttttctttttttttttttttttggtgggggaacataaatctggtgatgctcagggcttacacctggctctgcactcagggatcagtcctggtgatgTTTGGAGAAGTATATGAGGTATCAGGGGCCCATggagggcccaagtgatagcacagcagtagagcgtttgtcttgcacacagccaacccaggacagacctgggtttgattcccagcatcccataatattccccaagcctgccaggagtgatttctgagtgcagagctaggagtagcctctgagcactgtcgggtgtggccccaaaacaaaacaaaaaacctccctAGGGGACATTATTAACTTGGATATTTCCAACTAGTAATCTGAATGTCATTCATTCTTTCCCTGAGCTTTAGAACCCTGAGCCATGAGGCAATTTTTTCTCTGCCTCACCAATAACGTGGGAGGTTCTTGATTTTGGGACAATactcagaacacaaaaacactgtTGTGGATCTGTTCTTTGAGATCTTGGAATCTTTTGAATGAAGGAGGGTTGggtgaatctcttaggccacacccagcagtcctcagggctattcctggctctgtctgtgctcagaggtgaTCTCTGGAGATAGCTTAGAAGACCTTATGTGGTACAGGGAATCTAATTTAAGTCAACTgcaaggggctagagcaatagcacagcagaaagggtgtTAGTCTTGCACATGgaccacccaggttcaattcccggaatcctatatggtctcctgagcatgccaggagtgatttttgagtgcagagccaggagtaaagccaaGTGCTgttggatgtaacccaaaaacaaaaaataaaagtaaaataaataagattagctGCAAGAAACACATGTACCTAACTTTAGCCTtaacttcttttatttcctttgagagaTATTTAAGTCTTCAATGTCCACTTATTACAGGCCTTTTTGTGCCCTCATTATGTCTTCTGAGGTTCTTTCTAGTGAACCTGGTCTTCAACCTCTATGCCTGGGGGAAACATTGAAGTGATGTAGAGCATCTGGGGCTGCTTGTGGTCCTCTGGGCAAGTCTACACAACAGACATATTGCTTTGTAGCTTCCCAGAATCACCTTTGCTTATGATATATTAGTTAGTTGAGGCCTGATTGAAGATATTCCAgggttactatttattttttgtttgttttgttttgggtcacacccggcagagctcagggattactcctggctctacactcagaaattgctcttggcagacacgagggaccatatgagatgctgggattcaaaccaccatccatcctggatcagctgcatgaaaggcaaacatctgaccactctatctctctggccccactattcgATCTTAAAGTACACAATTTGTCTTCTCTCCTCAACAGTCCTGTGGCATCTCTTTCCCACTGCTCTGAAATGATCTGCAGGGTGTCCACTAATCTGTGTCCAATAATGGAAAACAGCTTTCTCATTAAGTTTTTTTCCTGTTCTCTCAGGAACTGGGTCTTGCTCAACCAGCTCTCCTCACACCTTAGATCACCAGTGAGctcattcatattcttttttttttttttttgggccacaccctgtgacgctcaggggttactcctggctatgcgctcagaagttgctcctggcttcttgggggaccatatgggacgccgggggatcgaaccgcggtccgtcctaggctagcgcaggcaaggcaggcaccttacctccagcgccaccgcccggcccctcattcatATTCTTGAGCCTTCAAGTTTATTAttctgatggggccagagccatagcacagtgggtagggcattgccttgcatgtgaacaactagggtttgatccttggttaTCCTTGttgattcccccaagccttctATGAGTGatttgagccaggaataattcctgagccccTGAACAAGTCTtgggtgtgtggccccaaacaataaTAATCTTCCCACCTCTTCTACCACTACCTCTTCACCTCCCTGTCCCGGCTTCAgccccttccccttctttttaaaatttttttatcagggccagagctatatatttatgttgcactggtgaagggaagtgttctttttatgactgaaacccaactacaatcgtgtttgtcattatggtgcttaaataaagttattacctaaggggccagagagatagcacagtggtagggtgtttgccttccacacagcctaACCAGGATAGATCTGGGCTAGAAACcccgacatcccatctggtcccctgagcctgccaggagtgatttctgagcagagccaggagtaacccctgagcactaggtgtgacccaaaaacaaaacaaaatgaagttcTATCTTTCTGAATCTTTGCTTAGCTGCTTTATTTTCTAGGGcttgctttgggaccacatgcagctgtgctcaagggctaGGAAAACCTGGTGCTGCACTTGGGGGGACACTGGGAAGACTTCCATGGGACACTACCAGGTACCCAGGATTACTcggtttctcctggcagtgcctggggcagAGTGCTGGCAGGATTTGCCCCTGGGCTTCCATGTCAAATGTTTGGTCCTTGGAATTTCTTTCTCATGCAGCCCACAGGGGACACAGGGTAGGGTTGCTGGGAATGAGGAGGGAAGAGGCACAGACCTCACTGCAATGTGCTTAAAGCAAAACCTTAGCAGATGAAGATAGCACAGCCGGGAAGGTGCTCCAAGGGTGTAACCTTTGTAAGGGGATGACCCAGGCTCCATCCATTCAAgtcttatgtgtttttttttcttttttttgtggtttttgggtcacacctggcagtgctcaggggttattcctggctccaggctcagaaattgctcctggcaggcacggggaaccatatgggatgccggatttgaactgatgacctcctgcatgaaaggcaaacgccttacctccatgctatctctccggcccctcaagtcttatgttttatattaaatacacagtaaaaagggaagaaaaataaaaaaaaaaaaaataaaaaaagaaaaaaaaaaaaacaaaaaaaaaatacacagtaaaGTTGCATTTCCAGGAAAGATGGAGACTCGCATACACTATTAGAGAATTTCAGGCAAATATTGGTCTTACAAGGGTCTGAAGTAGAGGCAAGGGCTCAAGGGCTCAAGTGCGTGCAGTCGGTCTGGGTGACGCCGGTGCTACGGAGTACCCTGAGCACTATGAGACCCTAGCACAGTCAGAAGCAaggccctgagctctgcaggtTGTGactacaaacaaaaaactattaagAGGGGGGCCTTGCAAgctgcctacccaggtttgatcccacagGACATGAAACACCATTGGCCGCATCCTCCCCCATCATAGAGTCAAAATTAAGCCCGGGGCACCACCTGGGGTTAGctccaaaaatccaaaacaaaaggaaaagagctaCCAAGAGGGTGGGAAGGCAGTTATGGCCCGACTTGAAGATTTGTGGAGTTGTTTGGGAGCAAAAGGGGTGGAACTCCTTCCATCTACTCACCATCTACCACCTACTCATGGCCTCACCCCAACCCCTATGAAAGAAAAtcggcttttcttttctttttttttttttttttttttggtttttgggccacacctggcgttgctcaggggttactcctggctgtctgctcagaaatagctcctgtcaggcacgggggaccatatgggacaccggggttcgaaccaaccacctttggtcctggatcggctgcttgcaaggcaaacgccgctgtgctatctctccgggcccgaaaatcgGCTTTTCTAATGACATTAGACCCATACTGCAGGTAGGTAGAGGAGGAACAAATACACCAGCAATGAGACACCAAGTTGGATCCAGATCTTTATTCCTTGACACTTGAAAGAACAGAGCCTACAGGGAAAACCTGCGAGGTAGTCCTTCGAGAATCCGGAGGAAAAACGGTGAGGGTGAAGACCCCACCGCGAAATAAGGGCGAAGTGGCCCTGTGAAGGTGCCCGTGAGCGTGCACAGGTGAGTCCTCTCCTTCAGGTCGAAGAAGGAAACCTCTCCCAGCTCGTAGTCCAGAAAGACGCCCCAGAAGGCAGGAGGCACGCGGGGGCTGTAGCCGGGTCTCTCTGGAGGCCCGGCCTTGTGGTAGCACCAGCAGCCCTGGCTGGGGAGGCAGGGGACCCCCCGGGTTCTGGGGAAGGCCTCCTCGCACACCCCCAAGGCCCACGAATTGGTGCTGCGGACTTGCACCAGCCAGAAGTGCCTGCCAGTCTCCCACGTCTGCGAAGCCAGGACAGCTCGGTGGGAAGTAAAGGCCTGAGGCCTGAGCCCTTGGCCCTGATGTGTCACGTCCATGACGAACATCGCCATTCTCCCCTGGCTACAGACCTTCAGCTGCCAGTGGGCCGTGTCCGGATCCAGCGTCAGAGGCAACTGGAATTTGCTCATCAGATTGTGCAGGCCCACGGCATGTGGAGGGATCCTGCAGTCCCAGACAGAGCTTGGGGAGACCTGCGCGCAGGACAGGGCCTTGGGCACCTCCAGTTGCAAGGACTGGTGGCATTGGCTGTGCAACTGGTTGATGCTCAGCAGGAGGACCTGGTCACCCTGCGAATTCTCCTGAGTGATGTCCCGAAGCAAGCTCTGCAGGATGGAGCTGCGAGCCGCCAGTTGCTCTCGGTTCTCCAGAGCCTTCTGGGAAGCCTCCTTCAGCTTTCTGGAAAGGCCAGCGCCCAAGCGGCCCTGTTCCTCTTCCAAGCTCCCCCGAAAGCTCCTAAACTCCTTAGATAACtgggtcaaacgggtgtgccccttTTCTTGCAGTGTCTGTTGTTGCTCCTCCAGACAGGCCTGCTCTTTTGTCGCCTGGAGCAGCTTCTGCTGCAGGGAGGCCAATGTCCCCTTGAGCTGCCTACGGTGCCGCTCAGCTGCTACGGGGATGGATGCCAGGGGGTGACCCTGGCGCTCGCAGGAGATGCCACATTGGGCACACCGCAGCTCCAGGTCCACCTCGCAGAACTGTGTCAGGAGCTGCCCGTGCTCCCCACATATTGGCTGCTCCTCCCTGCAGTCTGCTCCCTGCCGACCACTGTTGGCagctgagagctgctggatggcATCGGTCAGGAGACGCAGCTGTGTGTTTCTCTGGTCTCCCGAAGTCGAACATCCTTGCAGGCAGAGGGGACATGGGAGGGTTTCCTGGAGGTCTTCCCAGCGCTGGGCCAAGCAGGTCCCACAGAAGTTGTGGCCACAGTCGAGGGTCACGGGGTCCTGCAGGGGGTCCAGGCAGATGGGGCAGTTGAGCTCCTGCTGCAGCTCTCCCAAGGTAGATGCTAGGGCCATGGTGCCAGCAGCAGACGTCTGAGACTCTCTTGGAGAGGTAGGCAGGACAATGGGAGGAGCCGGTGCTCCTCTGAAGTGTCCCAGGAATGGCTCCTTGGCTCTCAGTCCTCAGCTCTTCCCAACCCTTGAGGGCTTGAAGCTTCTCTTGTACTTTCTCTTTGCAGGGAAGAGGTCCAGAGTCAGTGTGAGGACCCTTTGTTTGGGTCAATTCACAAGGTACcttcaaaataaatagaattaacaAGGGCCTGAGTAATAGCAGCACAAccataagcatttgccttgcacccaagaAGAAACTCAGGAgttagattcccggcattccatgtgatcccctgGCCTGCTAGATTTCTGAgggcagtgtcaggagtaatccttgagtgcagcaACTGGGGCCCCACATCCCCTGAAAAAAGAATTAACAAGTTAAGGGGTGGGAGAAAATggattttagggcccggagagatagcacagccgtgtttgccttgcaagcagccgatccaggacctaaagtggttggttcgaatcttggtgtcccatatggtcccctgtgcctgccaggagctatttctgagcagacagccaggagtaacccctgagcatcgccgggtgtggtccaaaaaccaaaaaccaaaaaaaaaaaaaaaaaaaaaaagaaagaaaagaaagaaaatggattttAAAGAGCTCagtggggtcagagctatagcgcATCTATACACATCATTGGTATTTTGGCAGGCTCTCCCCCAACCTCCTAGCTTCCAGATTCACAACATGAATTTCCAAACAAAACTATCAATGGGGGTCGGAGGACAGCAGATAGGcggggcgtctgccttgcacgctgctgacccggTTTGAGCCTCGGCATTCCTATGGCccagaagcacagccaggagagattcctgagcctTTGCACAACTGGGGGTTGGAGGGGGGAGGGTGGCaccacaaacagaaaaataataaatgttgtcAGCTGGGACAGTAGATATAAGACTGGGGGAGAAAGGGAGTCAAATCATTTTATTCAGGGAAATTAAAAAGTCCCATGGCCTTAGTGTCAGAGAGCGCAAATCTGGGACTCCCctcaactctctctctccccccccccctcacacacacacacacacacacacacacacacacacacacacacacagatacggAGCCAACTTACCTATATGCCCGCACTACAAACAAGCACCCTTTCTCTGGTCTGGGATCTGGGTTCCAGGAGATCCGGGTCTTTCTTCTTAGTTCCGGGAGAGAAGACCGAAAATGTTCCACTTCTCTGATGAAGATTAAGGTCGGGGTGGAGACCCAGCAGTCAGCCCTCCCTTTTCTCAATTGTTCAGATTCCAATCCATCATATAGAGTCCTCCAATCAGGCAGGACCAGTGAAAGGTAGgacactccccacccccaagcaTCTTCAGGGTGGGCCCTTGCGGGccactctctcctcttcctttttgggttagggccacaccctgtacaTGGAATGCTCCTTACCTCTGAAATCATGTCTGGGGTCTCTATGGGCCCTagccgctgttctatcgctcctgctcctcttccttttcatttaattttattatttttttttttgttgttgttgttgttgttgcactTAATCTCTAAATTCACTAGGAGCTGGGGTTAAGCTCATTGACTATTtcagttttttggttttattctgtttgggggcccctgcctctgtgctgaaggatcaatcctggcatgGCTTAGGGGAGCTTATATTACAGGTCAGCCAggggcaaggcaaattccttaaacCCCAGTGCTCTCTCTGGACCCTAT
The Suncus etruscus isolate mSunEtr1 chromosome 4, mSunEtr1.pri.cur, whole genome shotgun sequence genome window above contains:
- the LOC126007205 gene encoding tripartite motif-containing protein 75-like produces the protein MALASTLGELQQELNCPICLDPLQDPVTLDCGHNFCGTCLAQRWEDLQETLPCPLCLQGCSTSGDQRNTQLRLLTDAIQQLSAANSGRQGADCREEQPICGEHGQLLTQFCEVDLELRCAQCGISCERQGHPLASIPVAAERHRRQLKGTLASLQQKLLQATKEQACLEEQQQTLQEKGHTRLTQLSKEFRSFRGSLEEEQGRLGAGLSRKLKEASQKALENREQLAARSSILQSLLRDITQENSQGDQVLLLSINQLHSQCHQSLQLEVPKALSCAQVSPSSVWDCRIPPHAVGLHNLMSKFQLPLTLDPDTAHWQLKVCSQGRMAMFVMDVTHQGQGLRPQAFTSHRAVLASQTWETGRHFWLVQVRSTNSWALGVCEEAFPRTRGVPCLPSQGCWCYHKAGPPERPGYSPRVPPAFWGVFLDYELGEVSFFDLKERTHLCTLTGTFTGPLRPYFAVGSSPSPFFLRILEGLPRRFSL